The DNA sequence CGGCTGGTTTCCTCGGACATCACCACCCGGCAGATCCACTTCGAACTCGTTTCCTGACGGGCCGGCGGGCCGCCTGGGCGGGCCGAAACCGTGTTTCCGCGCCTGTACGGCTAGACTGGAGGGGTAGAACTGGATGCCCGGTCGTTGATTTCCTTGATTTGAAACCAACAAGCCCGCCCCTACGCGATCTTGAGATGTACCCGTTGGTCACCAGTGCCAGCATTTAGATAGCCCGCGATCGGCTTCCACTGGAATCGCTTGCGCGCCTGAGCGTGCTCCGGAGCGGCCAGCCATGGGCCGGCCCGTTGAGCAGGCAGCGCCATTGCCCAAATGAATAAGGAAACTCCCCTGTGAGTGAATTGCATACCCACCAGCTCCTGAGCGATGAGTCCGGCACGGAGACCATCGAGCCGGAAGAAACCATAATCTCCGACGAGACGCCGCACGAGATCGCGGAGAAGTCCTTCGCCGACTACAACGTCCGCGCAGACATCGTCGAATCCCTGGCCGACGCCGGCATCACCCACCCCTTCCCCATCCAGGCCATGACCCTGCCGGTCGCGCTGGGCGGCCACGACATCATCGGCCAGGCCAAGACCGGTACCGGCAAGACCCTGGGCTTCGGCATTCCGGCGCTGCAGCGCGTGATCGGGCAGGACGATCCCGGCTACGCCAAGCTGGCCGTGCCCGGCGCACCGCAGGCCCTGGTCATTGTTCCCACCCGTGAACTGGCAGTCCAGGTGGCCGGGGACCTGGTGACGGCATCGCGGAAGCGCAACGCCAGGATCGCCACCATCTACGGCGGCCGCGCCTACGAGCCGCAGGTCGAAGCCCTCAAGCAGGGCGTCGAGGTAGTGGTGGGAACCCCCGGCCGGCTGATCGACCTTTTCAAGCAGAAGCACCTGAGCCTGAAGAACGTCAAGATCGTGGTGCTGGACGAAGCCGACGAAATGCTGGACCTGGGCTTCCTGCCGGACGTGGAGACGCTGATCGCGGCAACGCCCGCCGTCCGCCAGACCCTGCTGTTCTCCGCCACGATGCCCGGCCCCGTCATCGCCATGGCACGCCGGTACATGACCCAGCCCACGCACATCCGCGCCGCGGATCCGGAGGACGAGGGCCTGACCAAGCGCGACATCCGCCAGCTGATCTACCGTGCGCACAGCATGGATAAGACCGAAGTGGTGGCACGCATCCTGCAGGCCCGCGGCCGCGGGCGGACCATTATCTTCACCAAGACCAAGCGCACCGCCGCCAAGGTGGCCGAGGAACTGGTGGACCGCGGGTTCGCCGCCGCCGCCATCCACGGCGACCTGGGCCAGGGCGCCCGCGAACAGGCGCTGCGCGCCTTCCGCAACAACAAGGTCGATGTCCTGGTGGCCACCGACGTTGCCGCCCGCGGCATCGACGTCGAGGACGTTACGCACGTCATCAACTACCAGTGCGTGGAAGACGAGAAGATCTACCTGCACCGGGTGGGCCGCACGGGCCGCGCCGGCAACAAGGGCACCGCCGTCACGTTCGTGGACTGGGACGACATGCCGCGCTGGGGCCTGATCAACAAGGCGCTGGGGCTGAGTGTGCCGGAGCCGGTGGAAACCTACTCTTCCTCGCCGCACCTCTACACGGACCTTGACATCCCCGAGGGCACCAAGGGCCGCCTGCCCCGCGACAAGCGGACCCTGGCCGGAGTCGACGCCGAAGTCCTCGAGGACCTCGGCGAGACCGGCAAGAAGAACAGCCGCGGCGGCCGCGACGCAGGCCGCTCACGCGACCGGGACGGACGGGGCCGCGGAAACAGCGACGCCGGCAAGGGCGGCAGCCGCGAAGGCGGCCGCAGCAATGACTCGACGGGCCGCCCGGGCGAGCGCCGTCGTCGTACCTCAACTCCGGAGACCGCATCCGCCGCCGAAGCTGCAGCACCCGCGGCCGACGGCGAAAAGCCCAACCGCGCCCGCCGCACCCGCACCCGCACCCGCCGCCGCAACGGCGAAGTGGTGGCCGGTGCGGACAACGGCAGCCAGCCGGGCAACTCCGAGGCCTAACGGCCCTGATGACTGACACTGTTTGGGCGCCGGACGGCGGCAGCCTGGTGGTGCACGCGGACAACGCGGAGTACCTCCCCACGCTGCCGGACGGCGCCTTCACACTGATTTATGTGGACCCGCCCTTCAACACGGGCCGGCCGCAACAGCGCCAGGAAACCCGGATGGTGGTGAACGCCGGCGGCAGCGGGGACCGGGTGGGCTTCAAGG is a window from the Arthrobacter sp. NicSoilC5 genome containing:
- a CDS encoding DEAD/DEAH box helicase; the encoded protein is MSELHTHQLLSDESGTETIEPEETIISDETPHEIAEKSFADYNVRADIVESLADAGITHPFPIQAMTLPVALGGHDIIGQAKTGTGKTLGFGIPALQRVIGQDDPGYAKLAVPGAPQALVIVPTRELAVQVAGDLVTASRKRNARIATIYGGRAYEPQVEALKQGVEVVVGTPGRLIDLFKQKHLSLKNVKIVVLDEADEMLDLGFLPDVETLIAATPAVRQTLLFSATMPGPVIAMARRYMTQPTHIRAADPEDEGLTKRDIRQLIYRAHSMDKTEVVARILQARGRGRTIIFTKTKRTAAKVAEELVDRGFAAAAIHGDLGQGAREQALRAFRNNKVDVLVATDVAARGIDVEDVTHVINYQCVEDEKIYLHRVGRTGRAGNKGTAVTFVDWDDMPRWGLINKALGLSVPEPVETYSSSPHLYTDLDIPEGTKGRLPRDKRTLAGVDAEVLEDLGETGKKNSRGGRDAGRSRDRDGRGRGNSDAGKGGSREGGRSNDSTGRPGERRRRTSTPETASAAEAAAPAADGEKPNRARRTRTRTRRRNGEVVAGADNGSQPGNSEA